From Proteiniborus sp. MB09-C3, the proteins below share one genomic window:
- a CDS encoding LytTR family DNA-binding domain-containing protein, with protein MNFHIAICDDELSSIQHIGYLVERLGEVSGHLLEIEKYPSSEAFLFQYAEDKSYDILLLDIEMNGVELARKIRENNREVQIIFITGYMDYIIEGYDVEALHYLIKPVDENKLYRVLDKATERLKKQEKALPLLIDGEMIRIPLYEIEYISVDQNYTTIHAENNYTINSTRQFFYGINKE; from the coding sequence ATGAATTTTCATATTGCTATTTGTGATGATGAATTGTCAAGCATTCAACATATAGGATATCTTGTAGAGAGATTGGGAGAAGTCTCAGGCCACTTACTAGAAATTGAAAAGTATCCATCAAGTGAAGCTTTTTTATTTCAGTATGCAGAGGATAAATCTTACGATATACTATTGCTAGATATTGAAATGAATGGTGTTGAGTTAGCACGTAAAATTCGAGAAAATAATCGTGAAGTTCAGATTATTTTTATTACTGGCTATATGGACTATATTATCGAAGGCTATGATGTTGAGGCATTGCATTACTTGATAAAACCAGTTGACGAAAACAAGCTATATAGAGTCCTTGATAAGGCCACAGAAAGATTAAAAAAACAAGAGAAAGCTTTACCGTTACTGATTGATGGAGAAATGATACGTATTCCATTATATGAAATCGAATATATTTCAGTTGATCAAAATTATACGACTATTCATGCTGAAAATAACTATACAATAAATAGTACGAGGCAATTTTTCTATGGTATAAACAAGGAG